A window of Cryptomeria japonica chromosome 3, Sugi_1.0, whole genome shotgun sequence contains these coding sequences:
- the LOC131075817 gene encoding probable protein phosphatase 2C member 13, mitochondrial: MNASVLSKLEAMLCRLFSFLPRTWRVGGVLAVSRAFGNRLLKRFVVAEPEIRCIPWTVHGTDLHIWNCQEEIIKDDVDCLVITTDGLWDVVSNDEVVSLVKSIENPEAAARKLTEIAFNKGSANNITCVVWFNHGKDDSP; the protein is encoded by the exons ATGAACGCCAGCGTATTGAGCAAGTTGGAGGCAATGTTATGTAGGCTG TTTAGTTTCCTTCCACGCACATGGAGGGTGGGAGGAGTGCTAGCTGTATCTCGTGCATTTGGTAATCGATTGCTTAAACGCTTTGTTGTTGCAGAACCTGAGATACGG TGCATACCATGGACTGTACATGGTACTGATTTGCATATTTGGAATTGCCAAGAAGAAATTATTAAAGATGATGTGGACTGTTTGGTGATTACCACTGATGGGCTATGGGATGTCGTATCAAATGAT GAAGTTGTTTCACTCGTGAAATCAATTGAAAACCCAGAAGCTGCTGCAAGGAAATTGACTGAAATCGCCTTCAACAAGGGAAGTGCTAACAATATTACTTGTGTTGTGTGGTTTAATCATGGCAAAGATGATTCACCTTGA
- the LOC131075825 gene encoding histone H4, giving the protein MFKSNQNRASEGVFVLGFQRRAFDQRKMSGRGKGGKGLGKGGAKRHRKVLRDNIQGITKPAIRRLARRGGVKRISGLIYEETRGVLKIFLENVIRDAVTYTEHARRKTVTAMDVVYALKRQGRTLYGFGG; this is encoded by the coding sequence AtgttcaaatcaaatcaaaacaggGCATCTGAAGGTGTTTTCGTGTTAGGGTTTCAAAGGCGAGCGTTCGATCAAAGAAAGATGTCTGGAAGAGGCAAAGGCGGTAAGGGGCTCGGCAAAGGAGGAGCAAAGAGGCACAGGAAGGTCCTTCGCGATAACATCCAGGGAATCACAAAGCCTGCCATCAGGCGTCTGGCCAGAAGAGGAGGCGTCAAGCGTATCAGTGGGCTTATCTATGAAGAGACCAGGGGCGTTCTGAAGATCTTCTTGGAGAATGTCATAAGGGATGCTGTCACATACACTGAACATGCTCGCCGCAAGACAGTTACCGCCATGGATGTGGTCTATGCCCTAAAGAGGCAGGGCAGGACTCTGTATGGTTTCGGCGGTTAA